A section of the Cololabis saira isolate AMF1-May2022 chromosome 6, fColSai1.1, whole genome shotgun sequence genome encodes:
- the asb1 gene encoding ankyrin repeat and SOCS box protein 1 isoform X1 → MADGPEAAEDEPASVGVPPLITVSALPSTAAGKHAAGRNLKEWLQEQFCDKPLEQDDMRLHNAAYVGDLDTLSNLLQEDGFRRRINEKSVWCCGCLPCTPLRIAATAGHAACVAYLISQGAKVDLVDVKGQTALYVAVVNGHLDCVRILLEAGADPNGSRHHRSTPLYHAARVGRTDVVQELIRFNADVDMDHQLGPRLLLSARTLNTLVVCPLYISAAYHHLECFRLLLRAGAQPDFNYTGPVCQEALTRGLASCLLDAVLRHGCEVAFINLLLDHGANPALMPSDQSELEAPNRRRVDPEALRVFLEAKRNPRRLTHLCRIRIRRAMGKRRLNRISSLPLPEPIKNFLLHQN, encoded by the exons ATGGCTGACGGCCCCGAGGCTGCTGAGGACGAGCCGGCCAGCGTGGGAGTCCCCCCACTCATCACCGTGTCTGCTCTGCCCAGCACTGCTGCAGGTAAACATGCTGCAG GTCGTAACCTGAAAGAGTGGCTCCAGGAGCAGTTCTGTGACAAACCTCTGGAGCAGGATGACATGCGACTCCATAACGCAGCGTACGTGGGTGATCTGGACACCCTCAGCAACCTGCTGCAGGAGGATGGCTTCAGGCG GCGTATCAACGAGAAGTCGGTGTGGTGCTGCGGCTGCCTGCCCTGCACGCCTCTCCGGATCGCAGCCACAGCCGGACACGCTGCATGCGTGGCCTATCTGATTTCTCAGGGAGCCAAGGTGGACCTAGTGGATGTCAAAGGTCAAACGGCCCTCTACGTCGCGGTGGTTAATGGTCACCTCGACTGCGtccggatcctcctggaagcTGGAGCGGATCCCAACGGGAGCCGCCACCACCGCAGCACCCCGCTGTACCACGCCGCTCGCGTGGGGAGGACGGACGTCGTGCAGGAGCTCATCCG ATTCAATGCTGACGTTGACATGGATCAccaactgggtcctcggctccTGCTGAGCGCTCGCACCCTCAACACCCTGGTGGTGTGTCCTCTCTACATCAGCGCCGCCTACCACCACCTGGAGTGTTTccggctgctgctccgagccggcgcgCAGCCCGACTTCAACTATACGGGCCCCGTCTGCCAGGAGGCTCTGACCCGAGGCCTGGCATCCTGCTTGCTGGACGCAGTGCTGCGGCACGGGTGCGAGGTGGCCTTCATCAACCTGCTGCTGGACCACGGGGCCAACCCGGCCCTCATGCCCTCCGACCAGTCTGAGCTGGAGGCCCCAAACCGGAGGAGGGTGGATCCAGAGGCGCTCAGAGTCTTCCTGGAGGCCAAGA GAAACCCTCGTCGGCTGACACACTTGTGTCGCATCAGGATCCGGAGGGCGATGGGTAAACGCCGTCTGAACCGAATATCCTCACTACCGCTACCAGAACCTATCAAGAACTTCTTGCTTCACCAAAACTGA
- the asb1 gene encoding ankyrin repeat and SOCS box protein 1 isoform X2, protein MADGPEAAEDEPASVGVPPLITVSALPSTAAGRNLKEWLQEQFCDKPLEQDDMRLHNAAYVGDLDTLSNLLQEDGFRRRINEKSVWCCGCLPCTPLRIAATAGHAACVAYLISQGAKVDLVDVKGQTALYVAVVNGHLDCVRILLEAGADPNGSRHHRSTPLYHAARVGRTDVVQELIRFNADVDMDHQLGPRLLLSARTLNTLVVCPLYISAAYHHLECFRLLLRAGAQPDFNYTGPVCQEALTRGLASCLLDAVLRHGCEVAFINLLLDHGANPALMPSDQSELEAPNRRRVDPEALRVFLEAKRNPRRLTHLCRIRIRRAMGKRRLNRISSLPLPEPIKNFLLHQN, encoded by the exons ATGGCTGACGGCCCCGAGGCTGCTGAGGACGAGCCGGCCAGCGTGGGAGTCCCCCCACTCATCACCGTGTCTGCTCTGCCCAGCACTGCTGCAG GTCGTAACCTGAAAGAGTGGCTCCAGGAGCAGTTCTGTGACAAACCTCTGGAGCAGGATGACATGCGACTCCATAACGCAGCGTACGTGGGTGATCTGGACACCCTCAGCAACCTGCTGCAGGAGGATGGCTTCAGGCG GCGTATCAACGAGAAGTCGGTGTGGTGCTGCGGCTGCCTGCCCTGCACGCCTCTCCGGATCGCAGCCACAGCCGGACACGCTGCATGCGTGGCCTATCTGATTTCTCAGGGAGCCAAGGTGGACCTAGTGGATGTCAAAGGTCAAACGGCCCTCTACGTCGCGGTGGTTAATGGTCACCTCGACTGCGtccggatcctcctggaagcTGGAGCGGATCCCAACGGGAGCCGCCACCACCGCAGCACCCCGCTGTACCACGCCGCTCGCGTGGGGAGGACGGACGTCGTGCAGGAGCTCATCCG ATTCAATGCTGACGTTGACATGGATCAccaactgggtcctcggctccTGCTGAGCGCTCGCACCCTCAACACCCTGGTGGTGTGTCCTCTCTACATCAGCGCCGCCTACCACCACCTGGAGTGTTTccggctgctgctccgagccggcgcgCAGCCCGACTTCAACTATACGGGCCCCGTCTGCCAGGAGGCTCTGACCCGAGGCCTGGCATCCTGCTTGCTGGACGCAGTGCTGCGGCACGGGTGCGAGGTGGCCTTCATCAACCTGCTGCTGGACCACGGGGCCAACCCGGCCCTCATGCCCTCCGACCAGTCTGAGCTGGAGGCCCCAAACCGGAGGAGGGTGGATCCAGAGGCGCTCAGAGTCTTCCTGGAGGCCAAGA GAAACCCTCGTCGGCTGACACACTTGTGTCGCATCAGGATCCGGAGGGCGATGGGTAAACGCCGTCTGAACCGAATATCCTCACTACCGCTACCAGAACCTATCAAGAACTTCTTGCTTCACCAAAACTGA